From one Chryseobacterium sp. 3008163 genomic stretch:
- a CDS encoding TonB-dependent receptor produces the protein MGFAQTQNTDSLKVREIEAVNFTKRLPVAKEIINVQKDLDGRNLGQDLPILLKNQTSIISTSDAGNGVGYTGFRIRGVAGRGINVMMNGVPFNDSESQGTFFVNVPDLTSSASQIVIQRGVGTSNNGVSAFGASINVISKEPEEKFYFKTDDSYGSFNTYKYSAEVGSGKFWKDRLSVMGRYTNIHSDGYIDRASSDLHSYNFMALFEEGKTKLRLMAFGGKEKTYQAWNGIDRQTWETNPRFNYSGMYTDLFTGEDKFYDNETDNYRQNHYQLLWEQRFNDKWNLETTLHYTRGKGYYENYKRVDETDAKGTHYSNYNLPIPIVGGSPVEITDFIRKKWLDNDFYGVVSTLYGKFEKLDVNVGVVANQYYGRHFGNVTGVYFPQIDEHEYYRNRSVKNEIAGFAKALIKVNDFEFFGDLQLRNIDYDTKILAAGDGEGADVKRNWLFFNPKAGVNYRIGNGKVFLSYAHAQREPNRDDIFANPDVKSEKLHDFEAGLEKQFGIVSLTANLYYMYYVNQLVLNGELNNVGAFIRTNSGESYRRGVELGALAKLSKQWEISGNVSLSQNRNLDFNIENDDVVRELGNTEISFSPNVIANLGLRFTPNKNFEFALMNQYVGKQYLDNTEDKNLQLKDYFLTDFNAQYHFKIAKNDIALKLLVNNLFDKKYVNNGAVWYGEPYYYSQAGANFMFGISWKIQ, from the coding sequence ATGGGTTTTGCACAAACTCAGAATACAGATTCTCTGAAAGTCAGAGAAATCGAAGCTGTCAACTTTACCAAAAGGTTGCCGGTTGCCAAGGAAATCATCAATGTACAGAAGGATTTAGACGGCAGAAACCTTGGGCAGGATTTACCGATTCTCTTAAAAAACCAAACCTCAATTATCTCTACTTCTGATGCTGGAAATGGCGTTGGATACACGGGTTTTAGAATTCGTGGGGTTGCAGGAAGAGGAATTAACGTGATGATGAATGGTGTTCCGTTCAACGATTCTGAAAGTCAGGGAACTTTCTTTGTCAACGTTCCGGATTTAACGAGTTCAGCGTCTCAGATTGTAATACAAAGAGGTGTGGGAACTTCCAACAACGGAGTTTCGGCTTTTGGGGCAAGTATCAATGTGATTTCTAAAGAGCCTGAAGAAAAGTTTTATTTTAAAACAGATGACAGCTACGGTTCATTTAATACATACAAATATTCTGCTGAGGTAGGTTCAGGTAAATTCTGGAAAGACCGTCTTTCTGTGATGGGAAGATATACTAATATTCATTCTGACGGATATATCGACAGGGCTTCCTCAGATTTGCATTCATACAATTTCATGGCTTTGTTTGAAGAAGGAAAAACGAAACTTCGTCTGATGGCATTTGGTGGAAAAGAAAAAACCTACCAAGCCTGGAACGGAATCGACAGACAAACTTGGGAAACCAATCCTAGATTTAATTATTCGGGAATGTACACAGATTTGTTTACGGGTGAAGATAAATTCTACGATAATGAAACCGACAACTACAGACAAAATCATTATCAACTTTTATGGGAACAAAGATTCAATGACAAATGGAATTTAGAAACGACTCTTCATTATACCAGAGGAAAAGGATATTACGAAAACTATAAAAGAGTTGACGAAACTGATGCAAAGGGTACTCATTACTCAAATTATAATCTGCCAATACCTATTGTAGGCGGTTCTCCAGTAGAAATCACAGATTTTATCAGAAAAAAATGGTTAGATAATGATTTTTACGGAGTAGTTTCTACTTTATATGGAAAGTTCGAGAAGTTAGATGTAAATGTAGGAGTAGTTGCCAATCAATATTACGGAAGGCATTTCGGAAATGTAACAGGAGTTTACTTTCCACAAATTGATGAACATGAGTATTACAGAAACCGCTCTGTGAAAAACGAAATTGCAGGTTTTGCTAAAGCTTTGATTAAAGTAAATGATTTCGAATTTTTTGGAGATTTACAATTAAGAAATATCGATTACGACACAAAAATTTTAGCTGCAGGAGACGGAGAGGGTGCAGATGTTAAGCGTAATTGGTTGTTCTTTAATCCGAAAGCCGGTGTTAATTACAGAATAGGGAATGGCAAAGTTTTCCTTTCTTATGCTCACGCACAACGCGAGCCCAACCGTGACGACATTTTTGCAAATCCTGATGTAAAATCTGAAAAGTTGCATGATTTTGAAGCAGGTTTAGAAAAACAGTTCGGAATTGTGTCATTGACTGCCAATTTATATTATATGTATTATGTGAATCAGTTGGTTTTAAACGGCGAGTTGAATAATGTCGGTGCTTTTATCAGAACCAATTCCGGTGAAAGTTACAGAAGAGGAGTTGAGTTGGGTGCTTTGGCGAAACTTTCTAAACAATGGGAAATCTCAGGAAATGTAAGTTTAAGCCAAAACAGAAACCTTGATTTTAATATAGAAAACGACGATGTCGTAAGAGAATTGGGCAACACGGAAATTTCTTTTTCACCCAATGTCATTGCGAATTTAGGATTGAGATTTACGCCCAATAAAAACTTCGAGTTTGCTTTGATGAATCAATATGTTGGAAAGCAGTATTTAGACAATACAGAAGATAAAAATCTACAGCTAAAAGATTATTTTCTAACCGATTTTAATGCACAATATCATTTTAAAATAGCTAAAAATGATATCGCTTTAAAGTTATTAGTCAATAATTTATTCGATAAAAAATATGTTAACAACGGAGCTGTTTGGTATGGTGAACCATATTATTATTCTCAGGCAGGAGCCAATTTCATGTTTGGGATCAGCTGGAAAATTCAGTAA